The Aneurinibacillus sp. REN35 genome window below encodes:
- the rapZ gene encoding RNase adapter RapZ, with protein sequence MEKQLNEINLLIITGMSGAGKTVAIQKLEDLGFFCVDNLPPVLIPKFAELIDQSGGRIHKVALVIDLRGREFFDSLAESLERVHEMENITYQIIFLDASDQTLVQRYKETRRNHPLAPDGLPLDGIRAERRLLEELKGLANLVIDTTHLKPVLLKEKISQVFSQMGQNLTVIVQSFGFKFGIPIDADLVFDVRFLPNPHYVETLRPKTGIDSEVSDYVFKWDVSQEFLGKLADFIDFTLPHYQQEGKTQLVIGIGCTGGKHRSVAIAEYLGQRYQDQYNVRVTHRDIERGRS encoded by the coding sequence ATGGAAAAACAACTGAATGAGATTAACTTGCTGATTATTACCGGCATGTCCGGGGCAGGAAAGACGGTTGCCATCCAAAAGCTTGAGGATTTAGGCTTTTTTTGTGTAGATAACCTGCCGCCGGTTCTCATTCCGAAGTTTGCGGAATTGATTGATCAATCCGGCGGACGTATTCATAAAGTAGCGCTCGTTATCGATCTGCGAGGCCGAGAGTTTTTTGATTCGCTCGCTGAATCATTAGAACGCGTCCATGAGATGGAGAATATTACGTATCAGATTATTTTCCTTGATGCGAGTGATCAGACTTTAGTACAGCGCTATAAAGAAACGCGCCGCAATCATCCACTGGCACCGGATGGTCTTCCGCTTGATGGAATTCGGGCAGAGCGCCGACTGCTTGAAGAGCTTAAAGGGCTTGCTAATTTAGTGATTGATACGACGCATTTGAAGCCTGTTTTATTGAAAGAAAAAATCAGCCAGGTTTTTAGCCAGATGGGGCAGAACTTAACGGTCATTGTCCAATCATTTGGTTTTAAATTTGGTATTCCAATCGATGCGGATCTTGTTTTCGATGTTCGCTTTTTGCCTAACCCGCACTATGTGGAAACGTTACGACCTAAAACGGGAATAGATAGTGAAGTTTCCGATTATGTATTTAAATGGGATGTTTCGCAGGAATTCCTTGGTAAGCTTGCGGACTTTATTGATTTCACCTTGCCGCATTACCAGCAGGAGGGCAAAACCCAGCTTGTTATCGGCATTGGTTGTACGGGAGGCAAGCATCGTTCTGTGGCTATTGCCGAGTATTTAGGTCAGCGTTACCAGGATCAATACAATGTTCGTGTAACACATCGGGATATTGAGAGAGGTCGCTCATAG
- the trxB gene encoding thioredoxin-disulfide reductase, whose translation MSEEKIYDVIIAGAGPAGMTAAVYTSRANMSTLMIERGIPGGQMANTEEIENYPGFETILGPDLSTKMFEHAKKFGAQYQYGDIKEIVDGHPYKTVKVGDKEFKAKSVIITTGAEHRELGVPGEKEFSGRGVSYCAVCDGAFFRGKELIVVGGGDSAVEEGVFLTRFATKVTIIHRRDELRAQKILQKRAFDNEKIEFIWDTEVKEIRGDGVVKSVLLRNRKTGEESEFKTDGAFIYVGMDPLTDAVKNLGITNQAGYIETDERMATRVAGIFAAGDVREKTLRQVVTATGDGADAALSAQHYVEELNEKIQEESSKVTQ comes from the coding sequence ATGAGCGAAGAAAAAATTTATGACGTAATCATTGCCGGTGCCGGTCCGGCTGGAATGACGGCGGCTGTCTATACATCCCGTGCCAATATGAGTACGCTAATGATTGAGCGCGGAATCCCAGGCGGACAGATGGCGAATACTGAAGAGATTGAGAACTATCCTGGATTTGAGACGATTCTTGGTCCTGATCTTTCTACGAAGATGTTTGAGCACGCTAAAAAATTCGGTGCTCAATACCAATATGGCGATATTAAAGAGATCGTTGACGGTCATCCGTACAAAACTGTAAAAGTAGGCGACAAAGAATTCAAAGCGAAATCTGTCATTATTACGACAGGCGCTGAACATCGTGAATTGGGTGTACCGGGTGAGAAGGAATTCTCCGGACGCGGCGTATCTTATTGCGCAGTATGTGACGGTGCATTTTTCCGCGGCAAAGAGCTTATTGTCGTAGGCGGAGGAGATTCTGCAGTAGAAGAAGGCGTATTTCTGACACGCTTTGCTACAAAAGTAACGATAATCCACCGTCGCGATGAGCTTCGTGCACAGAAGATCCTGCAAAAGCGAGCATTTGACAATGAAAAGATTGAGTTTATTTGGGATACGGAAGTAAAAGAAATTCGTGGGGATGGCGTCGTAAAATCTGTACTGCTCCGCAACAGAAAAACCGGAGAGGAATCAGAATTCAAGACCGATGGCGCGTTCATTTATGTAGGGATGGACCCGCTAACAGATGCTGTGAAAAATCTTGGCATTACAAATCAAGCGGGCTACATTGAAACAGATGAGCGTATGGCGACAAGAGTAGCCGGAATTTTTGCCGCCGGCGATGTACGGGAAAAAACACTCCGTCAGGTGGTAACGGCGACAGGAGACGGTGCGGATGCAGCCCTGTCTGCTCAGCATTATGTAGAAGAACTGAATGAAAAAATTCAGGAGGAAAGTTCCAAGGTTACTCAGTAA